A genomic stretch from Flavobacterium nitratireducens includes:
- a CDS encoding response regulator transcription factor: protein MKKKNTKILLVDDEPDILEIVGYNLTQEGYQIVTASNGKEAIAKAKKELPDLIIMDVMMPEMDGMEACENIRNIPELREVIITFLTARSEDYSQVAGFDAGADDYITKPIKPKLLVSKVKALLRRLKESGEQDSETLNVGGIEINREEYKIIKDDVEIALPRKEFELFYLLASKPGKVFKRDEILDKVWGNEVVVGGRTIDVHIRKLREKIGDDLFKTIKGVGYKFEV from the coding sequence ATGAAAAAGAAAAACACGAAGATTTTATTGGTTGATGACGAACCAGATATTTTAGAAATTGTTGGTTATAACCTTACTCAAGAGGGCTACCAAATTGTTACTGCTTCTAATGGTAAAGAGGCTATAGCTAAGGCTAAAAAAGAATTACCAGATCTAATTATTATGGATGTGATGATGCCTGAAATGGATGGCATGGAAGCTTGTGAAAACATTAGAAACATTCCTGAACTGAGAGAAGTTATTATAACTTTCTTAACTGCTCGAAGTGAAGATTATTCACAAGTAGCTGGTTTTGACGCTGGAGCTGACGATTATATTACTAAACCTATTAAACCAAAATTACTAGTAAGTAAGGTAAAAGCTTTATTGCGAAGACTTAAAGAATCAGGTGAGCAAGACAGTGAAACTTTGAATGTAGGTGGAATCGAAATTAATCGTGAGGAATATAAAATTATTAAAGACGATGTTGAGATTGCGTTACCTAGAAAGGAATTTGAATTGTTCTATTTATTAGCTTCAAAACCTGGAAAAGTATTTAAAAGAGATGAGATTTTAGATAAAGTTTGGGGCAACGAGGTAGTAGTAGGAGGAAGAACAATAGATGTTCATATTAGAAAACTTCGCGAGAAAATAGGCGATGACCTTTTTAAAACTATAAAAGGAGTAGGTTATAAGTTTGAAGTATAA
- a CDS encoding sensor histidine kinase gives MKISFKKTYKFAIKSAFYISVFSTAFVLFLAMLIFNTSPKSLWTFGIVFVFVIYLFSFLVLQYRVEKFIYRRVKKIYDDVSLLESSTLINQPITTDMETLTREVKKFATDKKLEIEMLQVREEYRREFLGNISHELKTPLFTVQGYISTLLDGAMEDKTIRKKYLKRADKGVERLIYIVEDLDMITKLESGDLNLDITEFDIVELIRNVFDLLEMKADKKKITLCFENEYIRPNFVKADKDRIQQVIENLIVNSIKYGKKDGTTEVAVVNLTKEKVLVRITDDGEGIEKQNIPRLFERFYRVNKSGSRAEGGSGLGLAIVKHIIEAHKEKIYVESEFGVGSEFSFTIEKAVKKEQEKQKQEEIIIEDEDEE, from the coding sequence ATGAAAATTAGCTTTAAAAAAACATATAAGTTCGCCATTAAGTCGGCATTTTATATTAGTGTTTTTTCTACTGCCTTTGTTCTTTTTTTAGCAATGCTTATTTTTAATACTAGTCCTAAAAGCTTATGGACTTTTGGGATAGTATTTGTATTTGTAATTTATCTCTTTTCCTTTTTGGTGTTACAATATCGTGTAGAGAAATTTATTTACAGAAGAGTAAAGAAAATTTACGACGATGTTTCTCTCCTAGAATCTAGTACACTTATTAATCAGCCTATCACAACGGATATGGAAACTTTAACACGTGAAGTGAAGAAGTTTGCCACAGATAAGAAACTAGAAATCGAAATGCTGCAAGTTCGTGAGGAATACCGAAGAGAGTTCTTAGGAAATATTTCTCATGAATTAAAAACACCTCTTTTTACCGTTCAAGGATATATTTCTACCTTGCTTGACGGAGCGATGGAAGACAAAACAATTCGTAAAAAATATTTAAAACGTGCCGACAAAGGTGTGGAGCGTCTTATATATATAGTAGAAGATTTGGATATGATTACCAAATTAGAGTCTGGAGATTTGAATTTGGATATTACTGAATTTGATATTGTCGAATTAATTCGAAATGTTTTTGACTTGTTAGAAATGAAAGCCGACAAGAAAAAAATTACCCTTTGTTTCGAAAACGAGTACATCCGTCCTAATTTTGTTAAAGCAGATAAAGATAGAATTCAGCAAGTGATTGAAAACTTGATTGTAAATTCTATTAAGTATGGTAAAAAAGACGGGACAACAGAAGTGGCCGTAGTCAATTTGACTAAAGAAAAAGTGTTAGTTCGAATTACTGACGATGGTGAAGGAATTGAAAAACAAAATATCCCAAGGCTTTTTGAGCGTTTTTATCGTGTAAATAAGAGCGGGTCTAGAGCCGAAGGAGGTTCTGGTTTAGGATTGGCTATTGTAAAACACATCATCGAAGCCCATAAAGAAAAGATTTATGTGGAAAGTGAATTTGGAGTTGGTTCTGAGTTTTCTTTTACAATTGAAAAAGCAGTTAAAAAAGAACAGGAAAAACAAAAACAAGAAGAAATTATTATCGAGGACGAAGACGAAGAGTAG
- a CDS encoding porin: MKKYLFTGLLFVSFLMNAQEVDKVAVAKEVVRVLDSINKVKVAQENAKPKKEHWYDNIGLRGYVQVRYNGLLSTNDKVACEQCDKSWGTTSTAPDAKSNNGFFIRRARLVFSGQIHPNVYIYIQPDLASSPASGVNHFMQIRDAYFDLSFDKKREFRVRLGQSKVPYGFENMQSSQNRLTLDRNDALNSAVANERDLGAFFYWAPSEVRERFAMLVKDGYKGSGDYGVFALGAYNGQTANKSEGNRNLHVVTRLSYPFVIGDQIIEPGIQAYTGKWAFGSELSTGVTTANKQNTLDQRVAASFILYPKPFGVQAEYNIGKGPRYNKVTNSVDVSHLEGGYVTLNYKLDLPKRHLLYPFAKFQYYNGGKKFEKDARSYVVRDYELGLEWQPFKAFELVAEWVIADRTFEDSSLPNNRQKGNLLRLQAQFNF, from the coding sequence ATGAAAAAATATTTATTTACAGGTTTGCTATTTGTTTCGTTTTTAATGAATGCGCAAGAGGTTGATAAGGTGGCAGTGGCGAAAGAGGTAGTTCGTGTACTGGATTCGATAAATAAAGTTAAGGTTGCTCAAGAAAATGCAAAGCCTAAAAAAGAACACTGGTATGATAACATCGGTTTAAGAGGTTATGTACAAGTACGTTACAATGGTTTGTTGTCTACTAACGATAAAGTAGCTTGTGAGCAATGTGATAAATCATGGGGGACAACTTCAACAGCTCCGGATGCAAAATCAAATAATGGGTTTTTTATTAGACGTGCACGTTTAGTATTTTCGGGTCAAATTCATCCTAATGTATACATTTATATTCAGCCAGATTTAGCTAGTTCGCCTGCATCAGGAGTGAATCATTTTATGCAAATTAGAGATGCTTATTTTGATTTGTCATTTGATAAAAAAAGAGAATTTAGAGTTCGTTTAGGGCAAAGTAAAGTGCCTTATGGTTTTGAAAACATGCAATCAAGTCAAAACAGATTGACTTTGGATCGTAACGATGCGTTAAATAGTGCTGTTGCAAATGAGCGTGATTTGGGAGCTTTCTTTTATTGGGCACCAAGCGAAGTAAGAGAGCGTTTTGCAATGTTAGTGAAAGATGGTTATAAAGGATCTGGTGATTATGGAGTATTTGCATTAGGGGCGTATAATGGTCAAACAGCTAATAAGTCTGAAGGAAATAGAAATTTACACGTAGTTACAAGATTGAGTTATCCTTTTGTTATTGGTGATCAAATTATTGAGCCAGGAATTCAGGCTTACACAGGAAAATGGGCTTTTGGTAGTGAGCTTTCTACAGGCGTTACTACAGCTAACAAACAAAATACTTTAGATCAAAGGGTTGCAGCTTCTTTTATTTTGTATCCAAAACCATTTGGAGTGCAAGCAGAATATAATATAGGTAAAGGACCTCGCTATAATAAAGTAACAAATTCTGTTGATGTTTCACATCTAGAAGGAGGTTATGTGACTTTGAACTACAAATTGGATTTGCCTAAACGCCACTTATTGTATCCTTTTGCTAAATTCCAATATTATAATGGAGGTAAGAAATTTGAAAAAGACGCCAGAAGCTATGTAGTGAGGGATTACGAATTAGGTTTAGAGTGGCAACCATTCAAGGCATTTGAGTTAGTAGCGGAATGGGTTATAGCGGATAGAACTTTTGAAGATAGTTCATTACCTAATAACAGACAAAAAGGGAATTTGTTGAGACTTCAGGCTCAGTTTAACTTCTAA
- a CDS encoding phosphate ABC transporter substrate-binding protein codes for MKKSNLKLYALLAVIMTVGLSFTALKKITVKGSDTMVILSQKWAEVYMAKHPGTVIQVTGGGSGVGLAALLNGSTEIANASRPIKPAEVKKLKEKFKTAGIEIPCAKDGLSVFLNKGNKVSELSIQQLGAIFSGKITNWKEVGGDDAKIRLYGRESSSGTFEFFREHVVNGDFAANVQTLPGTAAIVNAVAKDKYSIGYGGAAYAEGVKDCKVKKDAKSKGVLPTAATIKNKTYPISRYLFMYLKSKPTGETKAFIDWILSPEGQKLVVETGYFPVK; via the coding sequence ATGAAAAAATCTAATTTAAAATTATACGCTCTTTTAGCAGTAATAATGACTGTTGGTTTATCTTTTACAGCTTTGAAAAAAATCACTGTAAAAGGATCAGATACTATGGTAATTTTGTCTCAAAAATGGGCGGAAGTTTATATGGCTAAACATCCTGGTACCGTAATTCAGGTTACAGGTGGAGGTTCTGGAGTAGGTTTGGCTGCTTTATTAAATGGATCTACAGAAATTGCTAATGCAAGTCGTCCAATAAAACCGGCTGAGGTTAAAAAATTGAAAGAGAAATTTAAAACAGCAGGTATTGAAATTCCATGTGCAAAAGATGGTTTATCTGTGTTTTTAAATAAAGGAAATAAAGTTTCTGAATTATCTATTCAGCAATTAGGAGCTATTTTTTCTGGTAAAATTACAAACTGGAAAGAAGTAGGTGGAGATGATGCTAAGATTCGTTTGTATGGAAGAGAAAGTAGTTCAGGTACTTTTGAATTCTTCAGAGAGCATGTAGTAAATGGTGATTTTGCTGCTAATGTACAAACATTGCCTGGTACTGCTGCGATTGTAAATGCTGTTGCTAAAGATAAATATTCAATTGGTTACGGTGGAGCTGCTTATGCAGAAGGTGTTAAAGACTGTAAAGTGAAAAAAGATGCTAAAAGTAAAGGTGTATTACCAACTGCTGCTACTATCAAAAATAAAACCTATCCAATTTCAAGATACTTATTTATGTATTTGAAATCGAAACCAACTGGCGAAACAAAAGCATTTATTGATTGGATTTTAAGCCCAGAGGGACAAAAATTAGTTGTTGAAACTGGTTATTTTCCAGTAAAATAA
- the pstC gene encoding phosphate ABC transporter permease subunit PstC gives MNSQIPIKKNFTKESLKKQFRLSEFLAEKIISSVAFLSIAIIFLIFIFVFKESLPIFSSAKESAQTEIQQSSDANNTPESYGGVETDDLQPESYGGVEKEDLQPESYGGVEKEDLQPESYGGVETDDLQPESYGGVEKEDLQPESYGGVEKEELVAGDESTEKTEVIEEKSDSIWDSLLTSDWVPVSENPRFGLLSLLIGTLKVTIISMLIAGPIAILAALYTACFASKRTKEIIKPIIEMLAAFPSVVIGFFALMVMATFFQDIFGYDSRLNAFVGGVAMALASIPIIYTISEDALSSIPKTYTEASLALGANKWQTAFYVVLPAATPGIFAALLLGVGRVFGETMIALMATGNAALMSANPFESVRTFAATIGAEMAETVFGETHYSVLFFIGSLLFIFSFGLNALAEFYVKGRLIKKFQGK, from the coding sequence ATGAATTCTCAAATTCCGATCAAAAAAAATTTCACCAAAGAAAGTTTGAAGAAACAGTTTAGGCTTTCGGAGTTTCTTGCTGAAAAAATAATTTCATCTGTTGCTTTTCTCTCTATTGCAATTATTTTTCTGATCTTTATTTTTGTTTTTAAAGAGTCTTTGCCAATTTTTAGTTCAGCTAAAGAATCAGCTCAAACGGAAATACAGCAATCATCGGATGCTAACAATACGCCAGAATCCTATGGTGGAGTTGAAACAGATGATTTACAACCAGAATCCTATGGCGGAGTTGAAAAAGAAGACTTACAGCCTGAATCCTACGGTGGGGTTGAAAAAGAAGATTTACAACCAGAATCGTATGGTGGAGTTGAAACAGATGATTTACAACCAGAATCCTACGGTGGGGTTGAAAAGGAAGATTTACAACCAGAGTCCTATGGTGGAGTTGAAAAAGAAGAATTGGTCGCAGGAGACGAATCCACAGAAAAAACAGAAGTAATTGAAGAGAAATCAGATTCCATTTGGGATAGCTTATTAACTTCTGATTGGGTTCCTGTTTCTGAGAATCCAAGATTCGGATTGTTAAGTTTATTGATTGGAACTTTAAAAGTGACTATAATTTCAATGCTTATTGCAGGTCCAATTGCTATTTTGGCGGCACTTTATACGGCATGTTTCGCTTCTAAAAGAACCAAAGAAATTATTAAACCGATTATAGAAATGCTTGCTGCATTCCCATCGGTAGTTATTGGTTTCTTTGCTTTGATGGTGATGGCAACTTTTTTCCAGGATATTTTTGGATATGATTCCCGTTTAAATGCTTTTGTAGGTGGTGTTGCGATGGCTTTAGCTTCTATCCCAATTATTTATACTATTTCTGAAGATGCGCTTTCGTCTATTCCTAAAACCTATACTGAAGCAAGTTTAGCTTTGGGTGCTAATAAATGGCAAACTGCTTTTTATGTGGTGTTACCCGCCGCTACTCCGGGTATTTTTGCTGCTTTGCTTTTAGGTGTAGGAAGGGTTTTTGGAGAAACCATGATTGCTTTGATGGCCACGGGTAATGCGGCTTTAATGTCGGCAAATCCTTTTGAAAGTGTAAGAACTTTTGCTGCTACAATTGGTGCTGAAATGGCAGAAACTGTTTTTGGAGAAACACATTATAGTGTGTTGTTTTTTATTGGTTCATTGTTATTCATTTTTTCTTTTGGATTAAATGCATTGGCTGAATTTTATGTAAAAGGTAGATTAATTAAGAAATTTCAAGGAAAATAA
- the pstA gene encoding phosphate ABC transporter permease PstA, translated as MSTATKEINSSLLSTQNKSTDIKGKVIVGLTQLAVYTIIAILFVILGIIIYEGREKFSWEFISSFPTNGMTEGGIFPALIGTFIMVIVMSIAAVPFGTITAIYLTEYASETSKFAAAVRFSVRTLAVVPSIIFGLFGLGFFIQFIGAGFDNAFNGGQLRWGQPNILWASLTMSLLTLPVIIVSVEEALKTIPRELREASLALGATKWQTIKNVVLPGSISGIMTGTILAVSRGAGEVAPILFTGAAYYLASLPGSLSDQFMNLGYHIYIMATQSSDVEKTMPIQFATTLVLLILTLSLNLVAVVIRSRIRRKAK; from the coding sequence ATGAGTACAGCAACTAAAGAAATCAACAGTTCCTTGCTTTCAACTCAAAACAAAAGTACTGATATAAAAGGTAAAGTTATTGTAGGACTAACTCAATTAGCAGTTTACACTATTATTGCTATCCTTTTTGTTATCTTAGGAATTATTATTTATGAAGGGCGTGAAAAATTTTCATGGGAATTCATCAGTTCTTTTCCAACTAATGGAATGACCGAAGGAGGTATTTTTCCTGCATTGATTGGAACTTTTATCATGGTTATTGTGATGTCAATTGCTGCAGTTCCTTTTGGTACAATTACAGCAATTTATTTGACGGAGTATGCGAGTGAAACTTCTAAGTTTGCCGCTGCAGTTCGTTTTTCTGTTCGAACTTTAGCCGTAGTTCCTTCTATTATTTTTGGTCTTTTCGGACTTGGATTTTTTATTCAATTTATCGGAGCAGGGTTTGATAACGCTTTCAATGGAGGACAATTACGTTGGGGACAGCCTAATATTCTTTGGGCAAGTTTAACCATGTCATTATTAACATTGCCAGTGATTATAGTTTCGGTAGAAGAGGCTTTAAAAACCATACCACGTGAATTGCGCGAAGCCAGCTTGGCATTGGGAGCAACTAAATGGCAAACCATTAAAAATGTGGTTCTTCCGGGTTCAATTTCTGGGATTATGACAGGAACAATTCTTGCGGTAAGTAGAGGTGCGGGTGAGGTAGCTCCTATTTTATTTACTGGAGCAGCTTATTATTTGGCTTCTTTGCCAGGTTCTTTGAGTGATCAGTTTATGAATTTAGGTTATCATATTTATATTATGGCTACTCAATCTTCTGATGTTGAAAAGACAATGCCTATTCAATTTGCAACTACTTTAGTGTTATTGATTTTGACTTTGTCATTAAATTTAGTGGCGGTAGTTATTCGTTCTAGAATCAGAAGAAAAGCAAAATAA
- the phoU gene encoding phosphate signaling complex protein PhoU encodes MTHFEIELDKLKNVIQKIGVLAENQVSEAVKAVLAEAVVEGKEIKKVENKIDKLDIKIDEICQRIFALQQPVASDLRFIMASLQISNEIERIGDLAISIIKKTKNIKEKHDLIGKFNIADVAREVEVIMVKTNECFLTRDSDIIASIFPLNNSIKANVDELINGIIAEMKANSKVVVSGTNLVLVLKHLERISEHCSNIAESVYFMVHAKIIKHEKFDEM; translated from the coding sequence ATGACACACTTTGAAATAGAATTAGATAAATTAAAAAATGTAATTCAAAAAATTGGGGTTTTAGCAGAAAATCAAGTGAGTGAAGCAGTTAAAGCGGTACTTGCTGAAGCTGTAGTTGAAGGAAAAGAAATAAAGAAAGTTGAGAATAAAATTGATAAATTAGATATTAAGATTGACGAAATTTGTCAACGAATTTTTGCGCTACAACAACCCGTAGCCTCTGATTTAAGATTTATCATGGCTTCATTGCAAATTAGTAATGAGATTGAACGAATTGGGGATCTGGCTATTAGCATCATCAAGAAAACTAAAAATATCAAAGAAAAGCACGATTTAATCGGGAAGTTTAATATTGCTGATGTTGCGAGAGAAGTAGAAGTAATAATGGTAAAAACGAATGAGTGTTTTTTAACTAGAGATTCTGATATTATTGCTTCAATTTTTCCGTTAAATAATTCGATAAAAGCTAATGTTGACGAACTTATTAATGGTATTATTGCTGAAATGAAAGCGAACTCTAAAGTAGTTGTTTCGGGAACTAATCTTGTTTTAGTTTTGAAACATTTGGAACGTATTTCTGAGCATTGCAGTAACATTGCAGAATCCGTTTATTTTATGGTTCATGCTAAAATTATTAAGCATGAAAAATTTGACGAAATGTAA
- a CDS encoding glycosyltransferase: MNLSTPNKTILVAPLNWGLGHATRCIPIIKALLDNNHIPIIASDGVALDLLKKEFPYLKFLELPSYEIEYAKNGKYFKWKLLKNCPKMIEAILEEKRLVKKWIKKHDIEGIISDNRLGVFNKKIPSVFITHQLNVLTGNTTWLTSLLHQNIIKKFTECWVPDSNGTTNLAGELSHLKNPDFNIKYIGPISRMHCKKVAKKYDLMITLSGPEPQRGMLEEKLKAEIVNYNGSILFVKGIIEKEQVKEQIDHVTYYNFMHSRQLEQALNESELILCRSGYTSIMDLSKLNKKAFFIPTPGQFEQEYLAQKLKKEGLVPFVDQEHFTIKDLEKINNFKGLSEIKTDFNWVEIFKVFQ; encoded by the coding sequence ATGAATTTAAGTACACCAAATAAAACCATACTAGTAGCGCCTTTAAACTGGGGACTAGGCCATGCCACTCGTTGTATCCCTATCATTAAAGCTTTATTAGACAATAATCACATTCCAATAATTGCTTCGGATGGTGTTGCTTTGGACTTACTAAAAAAAGAATTTCCTTATCTAAAATTTCTCGAATTACCTTCCTATGAAATTGAATACGCTAAAAATGGGAAATATTTCAAATGGAAACTTCTTAAAAATTGTCCAAAAATGATAGAAGCTATCCTTGAAGAAAAAAGGTTAGTTAAGAAATGGATAAAGAAACACGATATTGAAGGTATTATTTCAGACAACAGATTAGGTGTATTTAATAAAAAAATACCCTCTGTTTTTATTACGCATCAGTTAAATGTTTTAACAGGCAACACGACTTGGCTCACCAGTCTTTTACATCAAAATATTATAAAAAAATTCACAGAATGTTGGGTACCGGATTCGAATGGCACCACTAATTTAGCGGGTGAATTAAGTCATTTAAAAAACCCTGATTTCAACATTAAATACATTGGTCCAATAAGCAGAATGCACTGTAAAAAAGTAGCTAAAAAATATGATTTAATGATCACTCTTTCAGGACCAGAACCACAAAGAGGAATGCTTGAGGAAAAATTAAAAGCAGAAATAGTTAATTATAATGGCTCTATACTTTTTGTAAAAGGAATTATTGAAAAAGAACAAGTCAAAGAACAAATAGACCATGTTACTTATTATAATTTCATGCACAGTCGCCAGCTGGAACAAGCGCTGAATGAAAGCGAACTAATACTTTGTCGTTCAGGATACACTTCCATAATGGATTTATCAAAACTCAATAAAAAAGCATTTTTCATTCCTACACCTGGGCAATTTGAACAGGAATATTTGGCTCAAAAACTCAAAAAAGAAGGTCTTGTCCCTTTTGTAGATCAAGAACATTTTACGATAAAGGATTTAGAAAAAATAAATAATTTTAAGGGACTATCCGAAATAAAAACCGATTTTAATTGGGTAGAAATTTTTAAGGTTTTTCAATAA
- a CDS encoding aspartate kinase: protein MKVFKFGGASVKDAAGIRNVYDVLQKAGYQDVLLVVSAMGKTTNALEVVIKNYFDKSAELNASVQEIKKYHNQILLDLFEDENHEVFAAVQNHFTDLEYFLAHNKSPNYNFVYDQIVSMGEIISTTILSYFMNFMGIETQWIDVRNYIKTNNNYRDAEVDWELTQKNIANNIKTKSLNITQGFLGSDENNFTTTLGREGSDYTAAIFAYCLNAESVTIWKDVPGVMNADPRYFENASLLNQISYREAIELAFYGATVIHPKTLQPLQKKEIPLHVKSFINPLLKGTVVSKGATLEPFMPCFIVKREQLLISLSSIDFSFIMEENISEIFGLFHEFKIKVNLIQNSAISFSVCVEDKFGNFKDLLAILSKKFKVGYNEDVTLYTIRHFNDAAAQTVMEGKTVLLKQLGTETMQIVTKES, encoded by the coding sequence ATGAAAGTATTTAAATTTGGTGGAGCATCTGTAAAAGATGCCGCTGGAATAAGAAACGTTTACGACGTTTTACAAAAAGCAGGGTATCAAGATGTATTGTTAGTTGTTTCTGCTATGGGCAAAACTACTAATGCATTAGAAGTGGTAATTAAAAATTACTTTGACAAATCAGCTGAGCTTAACGCTTCGGTACAAGAAATAAAAAAATACCACAATCAAATTCTTTTGGATTTATTTGAAGATGAAAACCATGAAGTTTTTGCTGCGGTACAAAATCACTTTACCGATTTAGAATATTTCTTAGCGCACAATAAATCGCCTAACTACAACTTTGTTTACGATCAAATTGTAAGTATGGGAGAAATTATTTCGACTACCATTTTAAGTTATTTCATGAACTTCATGGGAATTGAAACCCAATGGATCGATGTGCGCAACTACATCAAAACCAACAACAACTACCGAGATGCTGAAGTGGATTGGGAATTAACTCAAAAAAATATTGCTAACAATATTAAAACTAAAAGCTTAAACATTACTCAAGGTTTCTTAGGTTCTGACGAAAATAACTTTACCACTACTTTGGGTCGTGAAGGTTCTGATTATACTGCTGCTATTTTTGCATATTGTTTGAATGCCGAAAGTGTTACCATCTGGAAAGACGTTCCTGGAGTTATGAACGCTGACCCTAGATATTTTGAAAACGCAAGTTTGCTTAATCAAATCTCCTACAGAGAAGCAATTGAATTAGCGTTCTACGGAGCAACAGTAATTCACCCAAAAACACTACAACCTTTACAAAAAAAGGAAATTCCTTTACACGTAAAATCTTTTATTAATCCATTACTAAAAGGAACTGTAGTAAGCAAAGGAGCTACTCTTGAACCATTTATGCCATGCTTCATTGTTAAGAGAGAGCAATTATTGATTTCTCTTTCATCAATTGATTTCTCTTTCATTATGGAAGAAAATATTAGTGAAATATTTGGTTTATTCCACGAATTCAAAATCAAAGTAAACCTAATTCAAAACTCTGCTATTAGTTTTTCGGTTTGCGTAGAAGATAAGTTTGGCAACTTCAAAGACTTATTAGCAATTTTGTCTAAAAAGTTCAAAGTAGGTTACAACGAAGATGTTACACTTTACACTATAAGACATTTTAATGATGCAGCTGCACAAACAGTTATGGAGGGCAAAACAGTACTGTTAAAACAACTAGGTACTGAAACAATGCAAATTGTGACTAAAGAAAGCTAA
- a CDS encoding GNAT family N-acetyltransferase — protein sequence MNIRTGKKEDMAAVLKLIQELAVFEKEPEAVMITEEDLIRDGFGEHPLFHVFVAEIDSDSNEKEIVGIAFYYYRYSTWKGKIIHLEDLVVKNNMRGKGIGYALYSEIIKQAQKDQVRRIDWNVLDWNTPAIDFYEKTGAKVLKEWHVAQMDEEGIANFMKNRVKQN from the coding sequence ATGAATATCAGAACTGGTAAAAAAGAAGACATGGCTGCTGTTCTTAAACTCATTCAAGAATTAGCTGTTTTTGAAAAAGAACCTGAAGCAGTTATGATTACGGAAGAGGACTTAATTAGAGATGGTTTTGGAGAACACCCTTTATTTCATGTCTTTGTTGCCGAAATAGATTCTGATTCAAATGAAAAAGAAATCGTAGGAATAGCATTTTATTATTACCGTTATTCGACTTGGAAAGGTAAAATCATCCATCTTGAAGATTTAGTTGTAAAAAATAATATGCGTGGTAAAGGAATTGGATATGCGCTTTATTCAGAAATTATCAAGCAGGCCCAAAAAGATCAAGTACGAAGAATCGATTGGAATGTACTAGACTGGAACACACCAGCGATTGATTTTTATGAAAAAACAGGTGCCAAAGTATTAAAAGAATGGCATGTTGCTCAGATGGATGAAGAAGGAATTGCTAATTTTATGAAAAATAGAGTAAAACAAAATTAG
- a CDS encoding TerB family tellurite resistance protein — protein MSKKTSIMSFSDLFDSEFKERNRGHFSAIVRVALADGIVSTEEKNFLNKLATKLEISDSEYEEILENPTIHPINPPYLYSQRLERLYDLARMVHVDHQLGDKQETILKKIAIGLGFTPSNSGYIVGKALSLVDKKVDFDTFAYEMQNMHK, from the coding sequence TTGTCTAAAAAAACAAGTATTATGTCATTTTCAGATTTATTTGATAGCGAATTTAAAGAAAGAAATAGAGGTCATTTCTCTGCGATTGTTCGTGTTGCTTTAGCAGATGGAATTGTTTCAACAGAAGAAAAAAACTTCTTAAACAAATTAGCAACGAAACTTGAAATTTCTGATTCAGAGTATGAAGAAATTTTAGAGAATCCAACAATACATCCGATTAACCCTCCTTATTTATACTCTCAAAGACTAGAGCGTTTATATGACCTAGCAAGAATGGTTCATGTAGACCACCAGTTGGGAGATAAACAAGAAACAATCTTAAAGAAAATTGCCATTGGTTTAGGTTTTACACCTAGCAATTCTGGATATATTGTGGGTAAAGCATTATCATTAGTAGACAAAAAAGTAGATTTTGACACTTTTGCTTACGAAATGCAAAACATGCACAAATAA
- a CDS encoding HupE/UreJ family protein: MSQFLIYFQLGLKHILNIYSYDHILFLIALSIPLAFKDWKRILALVTSFTVGHTVALLLTLYGIITVKVAVIELLIPITILIVALFHLFTAGKSGKKESVNLVFIVTLFFGIIHGLGFTNHFRNIHKEASMSKFLAILETSLGIEVAQLVVILVVLILAYIVQTVFRFSKRDWTLVMSAFIIGVVLPIILGNEIWLR, encoded by the coding sequence ATGTCCCAATTTTTAATCTACTTTCAGTTAGGATTAAAACATATTTTAAATATCTATTCCTACGACCATATTTTGTTTTTGATAGCCTTGTCTATTCCGCTTGCTTTTAAAGATTGGAAAAGAATATTGGCATTAGTTACTTCCTTTACAGTAGGACATACGGTGGCTTTGTTATTAACTTTGTATGGAATTATTACAGTGAAAGTTGCTGTTATTGAATTGTTAATTCCTATTACTATTTTGATTGTTGCTTTGTTTCATCTGTTTACTGCAGGCAAATCAGGGAAAAAGGAAAGTGTGAATTTGGTTTTCATAGTAACACTGTTTTTTGGAATAATTCATGGTTTAGGATTTACAAACCATTTTAGGAATATTCATAAAGAGGCATCGATGTCTAAATTTTTAGCAATATTGGAAACATCATTAGGAATTGAGGTGGCTCAATTAGTGGTTATCTTAGTTGTTTTAATTTTAGCTTATATTGTACAGACTGTTTTTAGATTTTCTAAAAGAGATTGGACTTTAGTGATGTCGGCATTCATTATTGGTGTAGTTTTACCAATAATTTTAGGTAATGAAATTTGGTTAAGATAG